Proteins encoded within one genomic window of Spirulina major PCC 6313:
- a CDS encoding valine--pyruvate transaminase, whose protein sequence is MNPALTKLGLQMSRRTGVRAIMKDIVETLRAGAGQDFINLSAGNPVLLPDVEQLWRDCTAELLASDDYGEVVSRYGSSQGYGPLIEAIAADFRHRYGWELSDRHILITPGSQSLYFYAANAFGGEDADGHLKHIVLPLSPDYTGYGGICLNPNALLAYRPHLDLDALQHRFKYRPDFSQLQINAQTGCVIFSRPCNPTGNVLTDAEVAQITDLAAPHDVPVFIDSAYAPPYPALNFTPMSPILTPNTVHCLSLSKAGLPGERIGVAIGDPAIIEVLDAFQTNLCIHSPRYGQAIAAIAIRSGRLGAIATDIIRPHYQAKFAILEATLDAAMPDAVPWFLHRGEGAIFAWLWLQDLPMTDWDFYQKLKTVGVIAVPGSTFFPGLTEDWPHKQQCLRFSLTATADELAEGMKRLASLVRAVYGCA, encoded by the coding sequence ATGAATCCTGCTCTGACAAAATTGGGACTGCAAATGTCGCGCCGTACCGGAGTGCGGGCGATTATGAAAGACATTGTGGAGACGCTGCGGGCGGGAGCGGGGCAGGATTTTATTAACCTCAGTGCGGGGAATCCGGTGTTGTTGCCGGACGTAGAACAGTTGTGGCGGGACTGTACGGCGGAACTGCTGGCCAGTGATGACTATGGCGAAGTGGTGAGCCGCTACGGGTCGAGCCAGGGCTATGGGCCGTTGATTGAGGCGATCGCAGCCGATTTTCGCCACCGCTACGGCTGGGAATTGAGCGATCGCCATATTCTGATCACCCCCGGTTCGCAATCCCTCTACTTCTACGCCGCCAATGCCTTCGGTGGTGAGGATGCCGACGGACACCTGAAACATATCGTCCTCCCCCTCAGCCCTGACTACACCGGTTACGGCGGCATCTGCCTCAACCCCAACGCCCTCCTCGCCTATCGGCCCCATCTCGACCTTGATGCCCTCCAGCACCGTTTTAAATATCGCCCCGACTTCAGCCAACTCCAGATCAACGCCCAAACGGGCTGCGTCATTTTCTCCCGTCCCTGTAACCCGACGGGGAATGTGCTGACCGATGCCGAAGTGGCGCAAATTACTGATCTAGCCGCCCCCCACGATGTCCCCGTCTTCATCGATTCCGCCTATGCGCCCCCCTACCCAGCCTTGAATTTCACGCCGATGAGTCCGATCCTCACCCCCAACACGGTGCATTGCCTGAGCCTGTCTAAAGCCGGATTGCCGGGGGAACGGATCGGCGTGGCCATCGGTGATCCGGCAATTATTGAAGTCTTAGATGCGTTCCAAACGAATCTTTGTATTCATTCGCCACGCTATGGCCAAGCGATCGCTGCGATCGCCATCCGTTCCGGTCGCTTAGGCGCGATCGCCACCGACATCATCCGCCCCCATTACCAAGCCAAATTCGCCATCCTCGAAGCCACCCTCGATGCAGCCATGCCCGACGCTGTGCCCTGGTTCCTCCATCGCGGCGAAGGGGCCATTTTCGCTTGGCTCTGGCTGCAAGATTTACCCATGACCGATTGGGATTTTTATCAAAAACTCAAAACCGTCGGCGTAATCGCGGTTCCCGGTTCCACCTTCTTCCCCGGTTTAACCGAGGACTGGCCCCATAAACAGCAATGCCTCCGTTTTAGCCTCACCGCCACCGCTGACGAACTCGCCGAGGGGATGAAACGCCTCGCCAGCCTTGTGCGTGCGGTGTATGGCTGCGCTTAA
- a CDS encoding nitrile hydratase subunit alpha, whose translation MPNPQAQNQFPFSNDVEPLDDHDHDHDHAPVNDDEAYWTQRTAVIQKLLEAKGYFTAAEVRQEIERQDSVTPMLGARLVARAWVDPPFKARLLADGKAACHEMDIDTVEINRLEVVENTPSVHHVVVCTLCSCYPRAILGYHPPSWYKSTAYRQRVVIDPRGVLEEEFGTLLADDIEVRVMDSTADTRYLVIPVRPDGTDGWAEEALIPLVTRDSMIGVALAQTP comes from the coding sequence ATGCCGAACCCACAAGCCCAGAATCAGTTTCCCTTCTCCAACGATGTAGAGCCTCTCGATGACCATGACCATGACCATGATCATGCTCCCGTTAATGACGATGAAGCCTATTGGACACAACGAACAGCCGTGATTCAAAAGCTGCTCGAAGCAAAGGGCTACTTTACAGCAGCGGAGGTCAGGCAGGAAATCGAGCGCCAAGATTCTGTCACCCCCATGTTGGGGGCGCGTTTAGTCGCCCGTGCCTGGGTTGACCCTCCGTTCAAAGCGCGGCTGCTGGCGGATGGCAAAGCGGCGTGTCACGAAATGGATATTGACACGGTGGAAATTAACCGTCTTGAGGTGGTGGAAAATACGCCATCGGTGCATCATGTCGTTGTCTGCACCCTCTGCTCCTGTTATCCCAGGGCGATTCTGGGCTATCATCCACCGTCTTGGTACAAAAGCACCGCCTATCGTCAGCGGGTGGTGATCGATCCACGGGGCGTGCTAGAGGAAGAATTTGGCACTCTGCTGGCCGATGACATTGAGGTGCGCGTCATGGATAGCACGGCGGATACACGCTATTTGGTGATTCCGGTGCGACCCGATGGCACGGACGGCTGGGCGGAAGAGGCGTTAATCCCCCTCGTGACCCGTGACAGTATGATCGGCGTGGCATTGGCTCAAACCCCCTGA